In one Drosophila pseudoobscura strain MV-25-SWS-2005 chromosome X, UCI_Dpse_MV25, whole genome shotgun sequence genomic region, the following are encoded:
- the LOC26532649 gene encoding uncharacterized protein — MISNRHLRRLRKREREANLEKLALCREGKVIGKLEEKELAETEIQIEGKELAYENTEIQPNKSPLNDELGQCFIKQSPKRACVSPKVMGFSMPSNENEEGKTCSDVLDELKKTTETLQLENAAIRETLQLEKAAIRDQLKKVLKILADQTVLIKQLVKEKGEMNPIREQGT, encoded by the exons ATGATAAGCAATAGGCATTTGCGTAGACTTCGAAAGAGGGAAAGGGAAGCTAACCTTGAAAAGTTAGCGCTTTGCAGGGAAGGAAAAGTGATAGGAAAATTGGAAGAAAAAGAATTGGCTGAAACAGAAATTCAGATAGAAGGGAAGGAATTAGCTTATGAAAATACCGAGATTCAGCCAAACAAATCGCCATTAAATGATGAACTTGGTCAGTGCTTTATAAAGCAAAGTCCAAAGCGTGCATGTGTATCACCAAAAGTTATGGGCTTTTCCATGCCAAGCAATg AAAATGAGGAAGGTAAAACCTGCTCGGACGTTTTAGATGAGCTCAAAAAAACAACCG AAACTCTGCAATTGGAGAATGCAGCTATTCGTG AAACTCTGCAATTGGAGAAAGCAGCTATTCGTG ATCAATTAAAAAAAGTGCTCAAAATTTTGGCGGATCAAACTGTTTTGATCAAACAGCTGGTCAAGGAGAAAGGGGAAATGAATCCCATTCGGGAACAAGGCACTTAG
- the GlyRS gene encoding glycine--tRNA ligase isoform X1, with amino-acid sequence MSLQLLKALFYQRSARGLIYQLTKATWSEHIASRAHAKLFFCTTSSHAAASPTQPKTWGSKKQNRSVKLRAKAADFIMSNPEIEAQLAPLRERVQEQGNLVRSLKEAGAAELDVKKAVAELKARKKLLEDKELALTPSVVSFDRAKMEDLLKRRFFYDQSFAIYGGITGQYDFGPMGCALKSNILSLWRQYFALEEQMLEVDCSILTPEPVLKASGHVERFADLMVKDVKTGECFRLDHLIKQALEKLSKAKEATPALQAECEDIIIKLDGLNKQELADVLAKYSIKSPLTGNDLTEPIEFNLMFATQIGPTGLVKGFLRPETAQGIFVNFKRLLEFNQGKLPFAVAQIGNSFRNEISPRSGLIRVREFTMAEIEHFCDPTQKDHPKFGNVKDEKMTLYSACNQMDGKSATQLAIGEAVSAKLVANETLGYYMARIQQFLLAIGIKPECLRFRQHMSNEMAHYACDCWDAEILTSYGWVECVGCADRSAYDLGQHTAATGVRLVAEKRLPAPKTVEVSEIVPNKQALGKTFKKEAKTITEALAKLSLEEISRAEQELNANGQYKLILADGNTHELAKDTISVKHSSKTVHVEEFIPSVVEPSFGIGRIMYALLEHSFQCREGDDQRCYFTLPPLVAPLKCSILPLSNNAEFQPYTQKLSSSLTKAELSHKVDDSSGSIGRRYARTDEIAIPYGITVDFDTLKEPHTVTLRDRNTMKQVRVGLEQVVGVVKDLATARTSWEQVVAQYPVFEQQEATK; translated from the coding sequence ATGTCATTGCAGTTGTTAAAAGCGCTCTTCTATCAGCGCAGCGCCAGAGGCCTTATTTACCAGCTAACCAAAGCAACGTGGAGCGAGCACATTGCCAGCAGGGCACACGCGAAATTATTTTTCTGCACAACCTCCTCCCACGCCGCCGCCTCTCCGACCCAGCCAAAGACTTGGGGCTCTAAGAAGCAGAACCGCAGCGTGAAACTACGAGCGAAGGCAGCAGATTTCATCATGTCGAATCCAGAGATTGAAGCACAACTGGCGCCGCTGCGTGAGCGGGTGCAGGAGCAGGGAAACCTGGTGCGATCGCTCAAAGAAGCCGGTGCCGCCGAGCTGGACGTCAAAAAGGCAGTGGCGGAGCTGAAGGCGAGAAAGAAGTTGCTCGAGGATAAAGAGCTGGCCCTGACCCCCAGCGTGGTTAGCTTCGACCGAGCCAAAATGGAAGATCTGCTGAAGCGTCGCTTCTTCTACGACCAGAGCTTTGCCATATACGGCGGCATCACCGGCCAGTACGACTTCGGACCCATGGGCTGTGCCCTCAAGTCGAATATTTTGTCACTGTGGCGTCAGTACTTTGCCCTGGAAGAACAGATGCTGGAGGTTGACTGCTCAATCCTCACCCCGGAGCCAGTTCTGAAAGCGTCTGGGCATGTGGAGCGCTTTGCTGATCTGATGGTGAAGGACGTCAAGACCGGTGAATGCTTCCGACTAGATCATCTCATCAAGCAGGCCCTGGAGAAGCTATCGAAGGCCAAGGAGGCCACCCCAGCGCTGCAGGCAGAGTGCGAGGACATCATCATCAAGCTGGATGGTCTCAACAAGCAAGAGCTGGCCGATGTCCTGGCCAAGTACAGCATTAAGTCGCCCCTCACTGGCAACGACCTGACCGAACCCATCGAGTTCAACCTGATGTTTGCAACCCAGATCGGACCCACTGGCCTGGTGAAGGGCTTCCTCCGTCCTGAGACGGCCCAGGGTATTTTTGTGAACTTCAAGCGCCTGCTGGAATTCAACCAGGGCAAGCTGCCCTTCGCCGTGGCCCAGATTGGCAACTCCTTCCGCAACGAAATCTCCCCCAGGTCGGGTTTGATACGTGTGCGGGAATTTACCATGGCGGAAATCGAGCACTTCTGTGATCCCACACAGAAGGACCATCCCAAGTTCGGCAACGTGAAGGACGAGAAGATGACTCTGTACTCGGCCTGCAACCAAATGGACGGCAAGTCGGCTACGCAGCTTGCCATTGGCGAAGCCGTCTCCGCCAAGCTGGTGGCCAACGAGACGTTGGGCTACTACATGGCCCGCATCCAACAGTTCCTGCTGGCCATTGGCATCAAGCCGGAATGCCTGCGCTTCCGGCAGCACATGAGCAACGAGATGGCCCACTATGCCTGCGACTGTTGGGACGCCGAGATCCTCACTTCATACGGCTGGGTGGAGTGTGTGGGCTGTGCGGACAGGAGTGCATACGACCTGGGCCAGCATACAGCTGCCACCGGTGTCCGGCTGGTGGCCGAGAAGCGTTTGCCGGCGCCCAAGACGGTGGAGGTCAGTGAGATCGTCCCCAACAAGCAAGCGCTGGGCAAGACCTTTAAGAAGGAGGCCAAAACAATAACAGAGGCCCTGGCCAAGTTGTCATTGGAGGAGATCAGCAGGGCGGAGCAAGAGCTCAACGCGAACGGACAGTACAAGCTGATCCTGGCCGATGGAAACACTCACGAGCTGGCCAAAGATACCATCAGCGTGAAGCATTCTTCGAAAACGGTCCACGTGGAGGAGTTCATCCCGAGTGTGGTAGAGCCGTCTTTCGGTATCGGTCGGATTATGTATGCTCTTTTGGAGCACAGCTTCCAGTGCCGCGAAGGCGATGATCAGCGCTGCTACTTCACCCTGCCACCGCTGGTGGCCCCTCTCAAGTGCTCGATCCTGCCCTTGTCTAACAATGCAGAATTCCAGCCCTACACACAGAAGCTCTCCTCGAGCCTCACCAAGGCCGAGCTGTCGCACAAGGTGGACGACTCGAGTGGCTCGATCGGTCGGCGATATGCCCGCACAGACGAGATTGCCATACCCTACGGCATCACCGTGGACTTTGATACGCTGAAGGAACCCCACACGGTCACTCTTCGTGACCGCAACACTATGAAGCAAGTGCGCGTGGGCCTGGAGCAGGTGGTCGGTGTTGTCAAGGACCTGGCCACGGCACGTACCAGCTGGGAGCAGGTTGTTGCGCAGTACCCAGTCTTcgagcagcaggaggccaCAAAGTAA
- the GlyRS gene encoding glycine--tRNA ligase isoform X2: protein MSNPEIEAQLAPLRERVQEQGNLVRSLKEAGAAELDVKKAVAELKARKKLLEDKELALTPSVVSFDRAKMEDLLKRRFFYDQSFAIYGGITGQYDFGPMGCALKSNILSLWRQYFALEEQMLEVDCSILTPEPVLKASGHVERFADLMVKDVKTGECFRLDHLIKQALEKLSKAKEATPALQAECEDIIIKLDGLNKQELADVLAKYSIKSPLTGNDLTEPIEFNLMFATQIGPTGLVKGFLRPETAQGIFVNFKRLLEFNQGKLPFAVAQIGNSFRNEISPRSGLIRVREFTMAEIEHFCDPTQKDHPKFGNVKDEKMTLYSACNQMDGKSATQLAIGEAVSAKLVANETLGYYMARIQQFLLAIGIKPECLRFRQHMSNEMAHYACDCWDAEILTSYGWVECVGCADRSAYDLGQHTAATGVRLVAEKRLPAPKTVEVSEIVPNKQALGKTFKKEAKTITEALAKLSLEEISRAEQELNANGQYKLILADGNTHELAKDTISVKHSSKTVHVEEFIPSVVEPSFGIGRIMYALLEHSFQCREGDDQRCYFTLPPLVAPLKCSILPLSNNAEFQPYTQKLSSSLTKAELSHKVDDSSGSIGRRYARTDEIAIPYGITVDFDTLKEPHTVTLRDRNTMKQVRVGLEQVVGVVKDLATARTSWEQVVAQYPVFEQQEATK from the coding sequence ATGTCGAATCCAGAGATTGAAGCACAACTGGCGCCGCTGCGTGAGCGGGTGCAGGAGCAGGGAAACCTGGTGCGATCGCTCAAAGAAGCCGGTGCCGCCGAGCTGGACGTCAAAAAGGCAGTGGCGGAGCTGAAGGCGAGAAAGAAGTTGCTCGAGGATAAAGAGCTGGCCCTGACCCCCAGCGTGGTTAGCTTCGACCGAGCCAAAATGGAAGATCTGCTGAAGCGTCGCTTCTTCTACGACCAGAGCTTTGCCATATACGGCGGCATCACCGGCCAGTACGACTTCGGACCCATGGGCTGTGCCCTCAAGTCGAATATTTTGTCACTGTGGCGTCAGTACTTTGCCCTGGAAGAACAGATGCTGGAGGTTGACTGCTCAATCCTCACCCCGGAGCCAGTTCTGAAAGCGTCTGGGCATGTGGAGCGCTTTGCTGATCTGATGGTGAAGGACGTCAAGACCGGTGAATGCTTCCGACTAGATCATCTCATCAAGCAGGCCCTGGAGAAGCTATCGAAGGCCAAGGAGGCCACCCCAGCGCTGCAGGCAGAGTGCGAGGACATCATCATCAAGCTGGATGGTCTCAACAAGCAAGAGCTGGCCGATGTCCTGGCCAAGTACAGCATTAAGTCGCCCCTCACTGGCAACGACCTGACCGAACCCATCGAGTTCAACCTGATGTTTGCAACCCAGATCGGACCCACTGGCCTGGTGAAGGGCTTCCTCCGTCCTGAGACGGCCCAGGGTATTTTTGTGAACTTCAAGCGCCTGCTGGAATTCAACCAGGGCAAGCTGCCCTTCGCCGTGGCCCAGATTGGCAACTCCTTCCGCAACGAAATCTCCCCCAGGTCGGGTTTGATACGTGTGCGGGAATTTACCATGGCGGAAATCGAGCACTTCTGTGATCCCACACAGAAGGACCATCCCAAGTTCGGCAACGTGAAGGACGAGAAGATGACTCTGTACTCGGCCTGCAACCAAATGGACGGCAAGTCGGCTACGCAGCTTGCCATTGGCGAAGCCGTCTCCGCCAAGCTGGTGGCCAACGAGACGTTGGGCTACTACATGGCCCGCATCCAACAGTTCCTGCTGGCCATTGGCATCAAGCCGGAATGCCTGCGCTTCCGGCAGCACATGAGCAACGAGATGGCCCACTATGCCTGCGACTGTTGGGACGCCGAGATCCTCACTTCATACGGCTGGGTGGAGTGTGTGGGCTGTGCGGACAGGAGTGCATACGACCTGGGCCAGCATACAGCTGCCACCGGTGTCCGGCTGGTGGCCGAGAAGCGTTTGCCGGCGCCCAAGACGGTGGAGGTCAGTGAGATCGTCCCCAACAAGCAAGCGCTGGGCAAGACCTTTAAGAAGGAGGCCAAAACAATAACAGAGGCCCTGGCCAAGTTGTCATTGGAGGAGATCAGCAGGGCGGAGCAAGAGCTCAACGCGAACGGACAGTACAAGCTGATCCTGGCCGATGGAAACACTCACGAGCTGGCCAAAGATACCATCAGCGTGAAGCATTCTTCGAAAACGGTCCACGTGGAGGAGTTCATCCCGAGTGTGGTAGAGCCGTCTTTCGGTATCGGTCGGATTATGTATGCTCTTTTGGAGCACAGCTTCCAGTGCCGCGAAGGCGATGATCAGCGCTGCTACTTCACCCTGCCACCGCTGGTGGCCCCTCTCAAGTGCTCGATCCTGCCCTTGTCTAACAATGCAGAATTCCAGCCCTACACACAGAAGCTCTCCTCGAGCCTCACCAAGGCCGAGCTGTCGCACAAGGTGGACGACTCGAGTGGCTCGATCGGTCGGCGATATGCCCGCACAGACGAGATTGCCATACCCTACGGCATCACCGTGGACTTTGATACGCTGAAGGAACCCCACACGGTCACTCTTCGTGACCGCAACACTATGAAGCAAGTGCGCGTGGGCCTGGAGCAGGTGGTCGGTGTTGTCAAGGACCTGGCCACGGCACGTACCAGCTGGGAGCAGGTTGTTGCGCAGTACCCAGTCTTcgagcagcaggaggccaCAAAGTAA
- the sstn gene encoding putative mediator of RNA polymerase II transcription subunit 26 gives MQLKPPKTRNMASLKDEEQAATTSSNNNNNNTNNINNNHNNSNSQNEDELKVKRESLEARKQALEQRLSEKSWLLQQMQKQESAIINGNYEQMTINEFFSQLAQQYKHEQQLQALTKESSSILRRKQSTTSRESRESQQTSSNSINNINNNRQSETMSNRSSEYDNYQPAGGVGDMLVIGVAQQQAQQQHPMVKSALKKRPTPTPSQMQYMRQQQSHHLMMPYQRSQPDVISMYSANSSNVATLRQPPQVSPQQQPIIVQCDKYYLSPTHQIYNDCGFIKSSQNIKKYVSPLASPGNHSYEQQAQHAQHKHPQHRQLDAISLAPSYASVDMDAQQQQQQQQYRWRSQSHIAPLTPPQLGIIEVKSHSSDMLAAPLPSRYPPHDEISLSSSSTTIEKKAKPKQWLESSLDGPAVIRQLDSQPHSPAGSSSNGSCSQAAAATKPRAKLSSQSMSVSGAGVGRHYSMSNQRPVQNYPSASYAVTTSSKALLSQSTSYLNAMEQTMGISVSYPLEPLEIPPFRQLPPKPNQMQPTPPPRPPPVQQSHNNGGGTGSASGIGSAIQTALVSPPLAVATASLSPDIRIESPKNMTVVQQATFQPYKEVTKPFEMSDFYKYSTKFKQKEVGRPE, from the coding sequence ATGCAATTGAAACCGCCCAAGACAAGAAACATGGCCAGTCTTAAAGATGAGGAGCAGGCGGCGAccacaagcagcaacaacaacaacaacaacacaaataACATAAACAataaccacaacaacagcaacagccagaatGAGGATGAGTTGAAAGTGAAGCGGGAGTCTCTGGAGGCGCGTAAGCAGGCCCTGGAGCAGCGCCTCAGCGAGAAGAGTTGGCTGTTGCAGCAGATGCAGAAGCAGGAGTCGGCCATCATCAACGGCAACTACGAGCAGATGACCATCAACGAGTTCTTCTCCCAGCTGGCACAGCAGTACAAGcacgagcagcagctccaggcCCTGACCAAGGAAAGTAGCTCAATCCTGAGGCGCAAGCAGAGCACCACCAGTCGGGAGAGTCGCGAGAGCCAGcagaccagcagcaacagcatcaacaacatcaacaacaatcGCCAGTCGGAGACGATGTCGAATCGCAGCTCCGAGTACGACAACTATCAGCCAGCTGGGGGCGTGGGTGACATGCTGGTGATAGGCGTGGCACAGCAGCaggctcagcagcagcatccgatGGTGAAGAGCGCCCTCAAGAAGCGGCCTACGCCAACGCCAAGCCAAATGCAGTACATGAGGCAACAGCAGTCCCATCACCTGATGATGCCGTATCAGAGATCCCAGCCGGATGTTATATCCATGTACTCGGCCAACTCCTCGAACGTGGCCACGCTGAGGCAGCCGCCGCAGGTgtcgccgcagcagcagcccatcATAGTGCAGTGCGACAAGTACTACTTGTCGCCCACGCATCAGATCTACAATGACTGTGGCTTCATTAAGTCCAGTCAGAATATCAAGAAGTACGTGTCCCCGCTGGCGTCGCCAGGCAACCACAGCTACgagcagcaggcgcagcatGCGCAGCACAAGCATCCACAGCACCGTCAGCTAGATGCTATCTCCCTGGCCCCCAGCTATGCATCGGTGGACATGGAtgcgcaacagcagcagcagcagcaacagtatCGCTGGCGTTCCCAGTCCCATATCGCCCCTTTGACGCCTCCACAGCTAGGGATCATTGAGGTGAAGTCGCATTCTAGCGACATGCTAGCAGCTCCTTTGCCAAGTCGCTATCCGCCGCACGATGAGATCTCGCTGTCGTCCTCCTCGACCACCATCGAGAAGAAGGCCAAGCCGAAACAGTGGCTCGAGTCCTCACTGGATGGACCCGCTGTGATTCGCCAGCTAGACTCTCAGCCACACAGTCCAGCCGGGAGCAGCAGTAATGGGAGCTGCAgtcaggcagcggcagccaccaAACCACGGGCCAAGCTCTCCTCCCAGTCCATGTCGGTATCGGGGGCCGGTGTGGGTCGTCACTATTCCATGTCTAATCAGCGGCCAGTGCAAAACTACCCGAGTGCCAGCTATGCGGTGACCACCAGCTCAAAGGCGCTGCTCAGTCAGTCCACATCGTATCTGAATGCCATGGAACAGACGATGGGCATATCGGTTTCGTATCCCCTGGAACCCCTGGAGATACCGCCATTCCGCCAGCTACCCCCCAAACCCAATCAGATGCAGCCAACACCGCCTCCCAGGCCGCCGCCAGTTCAGCAGAGTCACAACAATGGAGGTGGGActgggagtgcgagtgggatTGGAAGTGCTATACAGACAGCGCTGGTGTCCCCTCCGTTGGCCGTTGCTACGGCCAGTCTGTCGCCGGATATACGTATAGAGTCGCCAAAGAACATGACCGTGGTGCAGCAGGCCACTTTTCAGCCCTACAAGGAGGTGACAAAACCCTTCGAGATGTCCGACTTCTACAAGTATTCCACCAAATTCAAACAGAAGGAGGTCGGAAGACCCGAATGA